The following coding sequences lie in one Miscanthus floridulus cultivar M001 chromosome 9, ASM1932011v1, whole genome shotgun sequence genomic window:
- the LOC136479051 gene encoding uncharacterized protein, which produces MVTKKLRQITNEKAPHSLEGDLEKPYEAWHDLVPFPAGWRPPKFRQFDGTGDAREHLAYFEAACGDTANNSSLLLRQFSGSLTGAAFHWYSRLPVGKITSWTDMKSAFKKHFVAMKRDISIVELSQVKQRRDEAIDDYIIRFRDSYVRLARDMHLEDAIGMCIHGMLQHWSLEVSRREPRTFSELSSTVASTKIEFKKSPQIMELYKNTSVFDPAKRFSSTAKPNNAGGKMKAQAEANTVRVFSNVPPAQAPFLGTRNDQEGRRTRLLDLLQKQYIFRRELVKAMFEQLMDNQVLRLPEPRRPHQVSMANNPLYCPYHRYIGHLIEDCIAFKEWLQKAVIEGRINLDPDAVNPDYHAVNMVTMGAHSSVSQEGERDQ; this is translated from the coding sequence ATGGTGACCAAGAAGTTGAGGCAGATCACGAACGAGAAGGCACCGCACTCACTAGAGGGTGACTTGGAGAAGCCATATGAAGCATGGCACGATCTTGTCCCCTTCCCTGCGGGATGGCGCCCACCTAAATTCCGTCAATTCGATGGGACTGGGGATGCGAGAGAGCATCTGGCCTACTTTGAGGCGGCATGCGGCGACACAGCCAACAACTCGTCGCTGCTATTGCGCCAATTCTCAGGATCTCTAACCGGCGCGGCGTTCCATTGGTACAGCCGGCTGCCGGTAGGAAAAATTACTAGCTGGACTGACATGAAGAGCGCCTTCAAAAAGCACTTTGTTGCTATGAAGAGGGACATCTCCATCGTCGAGCTGTCGCAAGTTAAGCAACGACGCGATGAAGCCATCGACGACTACATTATCCGGTTTCGGGATAGCTACGTGCGTCTGGCTAGAGACATGCACCTCGAGGATGCGATCGGAATGTGCATTCATGGGATGCTACAACACTGGTCGCTCGAAGTCTCTCGTCGTGAGCCTAGGACGTTCAGCGAACTAAGCTCCACGGTGGCCTCCACCAAGATCGAGTTCAAAAAGTCGCCTCAAATCATGGAGCTCTACAAGAACACGAGCGTCTTCGACCCTGCTAAGCGCTTCAGCTCGACAGCGAAGCCCAACAACGCTGGGGGCAAGATGAAGGCTCAAGCAGAGGCGAATACGGTGAGGGTTTTCTCCAACGTCCCTCCAGCCCAGGCGCCTTTCCTAGGCACAAGGAACGATCAAGAAGGAAGGAGGACGCGTCTCTTAGACCTCCTCCAGAAGCAATACATCTTCAGGCGGGAGTTGGTGAAAGCTATGTTCGAGCAGCTGATGGACAATCAAGTGCTCCGCCTTCCTGAACCACGTCGGCCACACCAGGTAAGCATGGCTAACAATCCTTTGTACTGCCCATACCACAGGTACATCGGTCACTTGATCGAGGATTGCATCGCCTTCAAGGAGTGGCTCCAAAAAGCCGTCATCGAGGGGAGAATCAACCTGGATCCCGATGCTGTTAATCCTGATTACCATGCTGTTAACATGGTGACGATGGGGGCACATTCTTCGGTGAGTCAAGAAGGAGAAAGAGACCAGTGA
- the LOC136479049 gene encoding predicted GPI-anchored protein 58: MEPGLKVPLLYTAASLLSSSSSIVFVFSASPELCRRRFASPATPDAVFLTGGHAEARPPRRSSPDAAPLTEEPRPPPTPCARHAATNFAFPATPDAAFLIGGHPDARPPRRSSPDAAPLKEEPLAAPDAARAPRRRRFCFPGPPRPDAAPSSSPEGIPTPTHTSSE; this comes from the coding sequence atggagccgggactaaaggtccctctcctatatactgccgcctcccttctctcttcctcctcatcgatcGTCTTCGTCTTCAGCGCGTCCCCAGAGCTCTGCCGTCGCCGATTCGCCTCcccggccacccccgacgccgtcttcctcaccggagggcacgccgaggctcgcccacctcgccggagtagccccgacgccgcgcccctcaccgaggagcccCGGCCGCCCCCGACGCCGTGCGCGCGCCACGCCGCCACCAATTTCGCCTTCCCGGCCACCCCTGACGCCGCCTTCCTCATAGGAGGGCACCCCGATGCCcgcccacctcgccggagtagccccgacgccgCGCCCCTCAAGGAGGAGCCCCTGGCTGCCCCCGACGCCGCGCGTGCGCCACGCCGTCGCCGATTTTGCTTTCCCGGGCCACCCCGGCCCGACGCCGCGccttcttcctcaccggagggcatcCCGACGCCCACCCACACCTCGTCGGAGTAG
- the LOC136479050 gene encoding uncharacterized protein, producing MHRFMDKYKIKWNYSTGYYPQANGMIEAFNKTLGKILKKTVHKYRRDWHDRLFEALWAYRVTVRTLTQATPYSLVYGCEAALPLEIQLPSLRVAIHDGLNQDEQVRLRFQELDALEERRLDAVQELELYRQNMAREYDKLVKRRVFWKGELVLMLRRPIVVTHKTKGKFEPKWEGSYVIEQVYDGGAYQLVDQQGARPMPPINGRFLKKYFA from the coding sequence ATGCACAGGTTCATGGACAAGTACAAGATAAAGTGGAACTACTCCACTGGCTATTATCCCCAGGCAAATGGGATGATAGAGGCGTTCAACAAGACGCTCGGCAAGATACTAAAGAAGACGGTGCATAAGTATAGAAGGGACTGGCATGATCGTCTCTTTGAAGCATTATGGGCGTACCGCGTCACGGTTCGTACCCTAACACAAGCTACCCCGTACTCTCTTGTGTATGGGTGTGAGGCAGCTTTGCCTTTGGAAATCCAGCTACCATCACTACGGGTGGCTATTCATGATGGACTAAATCAAGATGAACAGGTCCGACTCCGCTTCCAAGAGCTCGATGCCCTGGAGGAGAGACGTCTTGACGCTGTACAAGAGCTGGAGCTTTATCGCCAAAACATGGCGCGGGAATACGACAAGCTCGTCAAGCGGCGCGTCTTCTGGAAGGGCGAGCTGGTGCTCATGCTTCGACGTCCCATTGTCGTCACACACAAGACGAAGGGAAAATTTGAGCCCAAGTGGGAAGGTTCGTACGTCATCGAACAAGTCTACGACGGAGGCGCTTACCAGCTAGTCGACCAACAGGGAGCTCGACCAATGCCGCCGATCAACGGGAGGTtcttaaaaaaatattttgcataa